One genomic region from Streptomyces sp. Li-HN-5-11 encodes:
- a CDS encoding serine/threonine-protein kinase: MGTEGDDFRVIAGRYRLEARLGRGGMGVVWRATDQLLGRQVAVKELPFDETLSAEEARLQRDRTLREARAVAQLRHPHIIVVHDVVEQDERPYIVMELIGGGSLADRIAARGPVDVAEGARIGIALLSALRTAHAAGVLHRDIKPANVLVEAGSDRVVLTDFGIAQVAGATTLTETGSFVGSPEYTAPERMSGSRTGPESDLWSLGALLCTALSGASPFRRDSLGGILHAVVVDEIRPPEQAAPILPVVRGLLERDPDRRLDAAEAERLLRAFLESGRTPQPPSRYTPTQRDVPRPAVPATPPPPSSSEAAAMKSEAPARQSTRGVLVAALLVAAMAGAGVSAAALLMNDGGNGGDTPTSSAPRTSADPSGSPSASSAPRSSPPSPSDTAAATPSATVTVTRPASPAANGRTAPSGYHLVQDPSGFSVAVPDGFARSPQGERIFYVSPGETFRLGIKVTDPGAGGPLAVMRRADADGPATNPGYHDGRVTAMTHDGHPGALWEFSWNGYSAAEGPRHTYDLCWEQDGRMYDVWVSAPVGKVSEAKEYFDVAVDTFAPA, from the coding sequence ATGGGGACCGAGGGGGACGACTTCCGCGTGATCGCGGGCCGTTACCGCCTGGAGGCGAGGCTCGGACGCGGGGGCATGGGCGTCGTCTGGCGGGCGACCGACCAGTTGCTCGGCCGGCAGGTCGCGGTCAAGGAACTCCCGTTCGACGAGACGCTGTCCGCGGAGGAAGCCCGGCTCCAGCGCGACCGTACGCTGCGAGAGGCCCGCGCGGTGGCCCAGCTGCGCCATCCGCACATCATCGTCGTGCACGATGTCGTCGAGCAGGACGAACGCCCGTACATCGTCATGGAGTTGATCGGCGGCGGTTCGCTGGCCGACCGGATCGCGGCGCGCGGCCCGGTGGACGTCGCCGAGGGCGCCCGGATCGGCATCGCGCTGCTGAGCGCGCTGCGCACCGCGCACGCGGCCGGTGTCCTGCACCGCGACATCAAACCGGCGAACGTCCTTGTGGAGGCCGGCAGCGACCGGGTCGTCCTCACCGACTTCGGCATCGCCCAGGTCGCCGGCGCGACGACGCTCACCGAGACCGGGTCCTTCGTCGGCTCGCCCGAGTACACCGCCCCGGAGCGGATGTCCGGGTCCAGGACCGGTCCGGAGTCGGACCTGTGGTCGCTCGGCGCGCTGCTGTGCACCGCCCTGAGCGGCGCGTCGCCCTTCCGGCGCGACTCGCTGGGCGGCATCCTGCACGCGGTCGTCGTCGACGAGATCCGGCCGCCCGAGCAGGCGGCGCCGATCCTCCCCGTCGTACGGGGGCTGCTGGAGCGGGACCCGGACCGTCGGCTGGACGCGGCCGAGGCGGAACGTCTGCTGCGCGCCTTCCTCGAATCGGGCCGTACGCCACAGCCGCCGTCCCGCTACACGCCGACCCAGCGGGACGTGCCCCGGCCGGCGGTGCCCGCGACACCTCCGCCGCCGTCCTCGTCGGAGGCCGCGGCGATGAAGTCGGAGGCGCCCGCCCGGCAGTCCACCCGGGGCGTGCTGGTCGCGGCGCTGCTGGTGGCCGCGATGGCCGGGGCGGGCGTGTCCGCGGCGGCGCTGCTGATGAACGACGGCGGGAACGGCGGGGACACGCCCACGAGTTCGGCCCCGCGAACGTCCGCGGACCCCTCCGGGAGCCCGTCCGCGAGCTCGGCACCCCGGTCGTCCCCGCCGTCGCCGTCGGACACCGCTGCGGCCACCCCCTCCGCCACTGTCACCGTCACCCGGCCGGCCTCCCCCGCGGCCAACGGCCGCACCGCGCCCTCCGGTTACCACCTGGTCCAGGACCCGTCCGGTTTCTCCGTCGCCGTACCGGACGGCTTCGCGCGCAGCCCGCAGGGCGAGCGGATCTTCTACGTGTCGCCGGGGGAGACCTTCCGCCTCGGCATCAAGGTCACCGACCCGGGAGCCGGCGGCCCGCTCGCGGTGATGCGCCGCGCGGACGCCGACGGTCCGGCCACCAACCCCGGCTACCACGACGGCCGGGTCACGGCCATGACGCACGACGGACACCCGGGCGCCCTCTGGGAGTTCAGCTGGAACGGCTACAGCGCCGCGGAGGGGCCGCGGCACACCTACGACCTGTGCTGGGAGCAGGACGGGCGGATGTACGACGTGTGGGTGTCGGCGCCGGTCGGGAAGGTGAGCGAGGCCAAGGAGTACTTCGACGTCGCGGTCGACACGTTCGCCCCGGCGTAG
- a CDS encoding protein kinase domain-containing protein, giving the protein MSEDAERVPDSRRAAGPIADSPAIGGRYRLTERIGSGGMGTVWRAYDELVRREVAVKQPRLPGDPEDDEFRRAAHRLYREARAAARVDHPSAVTIHDVVVEDSVPWIVMELIRGESLHEALRRGPLGPAEAARIGLAVLGALRAAHAVGIVHRDVKPANVLLGPEGRVVLTDFGIAHVQGEESLTATGEFVGSLECVAPERMSGRGAGPASDLWSLGVLLYAAVDGSSPFRRTTVEATLAAVITADPPEPKRAGPLGPLIARLLRKDPAERPEAEEVAAALEEVAGRPAVRDAVDEETSAEPGTEGLVPEPERESGPESEPEPEAGPGPGPESGPEPEPESGPEREDLSPEPEDARPEPQSAPAPMPSARRRRLVRRMPLALFGVLLLAGLGYGATSYVSGGTEAAATKNGWVGHEEKAMNAVLFLPNGYGRLAARSRTAPQPRTAVYDNHIVQVRLLQWDKAPGTPLDEARTLEQGGFAVQYTRTSLDGHDAVLADTTQAPGGTPTRVMALVVRTGDDRMYELRVDMPKGTPDEKKGTAVFRGARDRLRIEGP; this is encoded by the coding sequence ATGAGTGAGGACGCCGAACGCGTGCCCGACAGCCGACGGGCGGCTGGACCGATCGCCGACAGCCCCGCGATCGGCGGGCGTTACCGGTTGACCGAGCGCATCGGCTCCGGCGGCATGGGCACCGTGTGGCGGGCGTACGACGAGCTCGTGCGGCGCGAAGTCGCCGTCAAACAGCCCCGGTTGCCCGGAGATCCGGAGGACGACGAGTTCCGGCGCGCGGCCCACCGGCTGTACCGGGAGGCCCGGGCCGCCGCGCGCGTGGACCACCCCAGCGCCGTCACCATCCACGACGTCGTCGTGGAGGACTCCGTCCCGTGGATCGTCATGGAGCTGATCCGGGGCGAGTCGCTCCACGAGGCCCTCCGCCGCGGGCCCCTCGGCCCCGCCGAGGCCGCCCGGATCGGTCTCGCCGTTCTCGGCGCGCTGCGCGCCGCGCACGCCGTCGGCATCGTGCACCGCGACGTGAAGCCCGCCAACGTCCTCCTCGGCCCCGAGGGGCGGGTCGTCCTCACCGACTTCGGCATCGCCCACGTCCAGGGTGAGGAATCCCTCACCGCCACCGGGGAGTTCGTCGGTTCGCTGGAGTGCGTCGCACCCGAGCGGATGTCCGGCCGGGGCGCGGGCCCCGCCTCCGACCTGTGGTCGCTGGGCGTTCTCCTGTACGCCGCCGTCGACGGGTCGTCCCCTTTCCGCCGTACGACCGTGGAGGCGACCCTCGCCGCCGTCATCACCGCCGACCCGCCCGAGCCGAAGCGGGCGGGGCCGCTCGGGCCGCTGATCGCGCGGCTGTTGCGGAAGGACCCCGCGGAGCGCCCGGAGGCGGAGGAGGTCGCGGCGGCTCTGGAGGAGGTGGCGGGTAGGCCGGCCGTGCGGGATGCCGTGGACGAGGAGACGTCTGCCGAGCCCGGCACCGAAGGGCTTGTGCCCGAACCCGAACGCGAATCCGGACCCGAATCCGAACCCGAACCCGAAGCCGGACCCGGACCCGGACCCGAATCCGGACCCGAACCCGAACCCGAATCCGGACCCGAACGCGAGGATCTCAGCCCCGAGCCCGAGGACGCCCGCCCCGAACCGCAGAGCGCCCCCGCCCCCATGCCCTCGGCCCGCAGACGCCGTCTCGTGCGCCGGATGCCGCTCGCTCTGTTCGGCGTCCTCCTCCTGGCCGGCCTGGGATACGGCGCGACCTCCTACGTCAGCGGCGGCACCGAGGCGGCGGCCACGAAGAACGGCTGGGTCGGCCACGAGGAGAAGGCGATGAACGCCGTCCTCTTCCTCCCGAACGGCTACGGCCGCCTCGCCGCCCGGAGCCGCACGGCCCCCCAGCCCCGTACCGCCGTCTACGACAACCACATCGTCCAGGTCCGTCTCCTGCAGTGGGACAAGGCACCGGGCACCCCCCTCGACGAGGCGCGCACGCTGGAGCAGGGCGGCTTTGCCGTGCAGTACACGCGCACCAGCCTGGACGGCCACGACGCCGTCCTCGCCGACACCACCCAGGCGCCGGGCGGCACCCCCACCCGTGTCATGGCGCTGGTCGTCCGCACCGGCGACGACCGCATGTACGAACTCCGCGTCGACATGCCCAAGGGAACCCCGGACGAGAAGAAGGGCACAGCGGTGTTCAGGGGCGCCCGCGACCGGCTGCGGATAGAGGGCCCCTGA
- a CDS encoding succinic semialdehyde dehydrogenase encodes MTDAQAPAQTGTNPLAPAPAGARTAADVVTPELVAQLTKGVAGSGRTANHTPFTGEKLADLPESTPEDVAAAFERARAAQTVWGRTPVRRRADVLLRFHDLVLERQAEVLDLIQLETGKARLHAHEEVQAVAVAARHYGRRAAAYLKPKRHAGAMPTLTRVTELRHPRGVIGQIAPWNYPLELSVGDALPAFAAGNAVVMKPDTETCLTALWARDLLIEAGLPAEVFQVVIGEGPVVGPELVKHADYVSFTGSTRTGREVAQGAAARLVGVSLELGGKNAMLVLEDADIDRAAAGAVRACFSSAGQLCISIERLYVHESVADAFLERFAARTRAMRLGTSLAYGADMGSLVGERQLETVARHVEEAVAKGAKVVAGGVARPDIGPYFYEPTILDGVTEPMAVCTEETFGPVVSVYRFKTEDEAIEQANSTPYGLNSSVWTKNGARGRAVAARLRTGTVNINEGYAPAYGSVQSPMGGMKDSGLGRRHGSEGILKYTEAQTVAHQRLLPMAPSLGMDDEQYAAFMSRSLRLMKAFRFR; translated from the coding sequence ATGACGGACGCGCAGGCCCCGGCACAGACCGGCACGAACCCCTTGGCCCCCGCCCCCGCGGGCGCCCGCACCGCCGCCGACGTGGTGACCCCCGAGCTGGTCGCCCAGCTCACCAAGGGTGTCGCCGGTTCAGGCCGGACCGCCAACCACACGCCCTTCACCGGCGAGAAGCTGGCCGACCTGCCCGAGTCGACTCCCGAGGACGTGGCCGCCGCCTTCGAGCGTGCCCGCGCAGCGCAGACGGTCTGGGGGCGGACCCCGGTCCGCCGACGTGCCGACGTCCTGCTGCGCTTCCACGACCTGGTGCTGGAACGCCAGGCCGAGGTCCTCGACCTGATCCAGCTGGAGACCGGCAAGGCCCGTCTGCACGCCCACGAGGAGGTGCAGGCCGTCGCGGTCGCCGCCCGGCACTACGGCCGCCGGGCCGCCGCGTACCTGAAGCCGAAGCGGCACGCGGGCGCCATGCCGACGCTGACCAGGGTCACCGAACTGCGCCACCCGCGCGGCGTCATCGGCCAGATCGCGCCCTGGAACTACCCGCTGGAGCTGTCCGTCGGCGACGCGCTGCCCGCCTTCGCCGCGGGCAACGCGGTGGTGATGAAGCCCGACACGGAGACCTGCCTCACCGCCCTGTGGGCCCGGGACCTGCTGATCGAGGCCGGGCTGCCCGCCGAGGTCTTCCAGGTGGTCATCGGTGAGGGCCCGGTCGTCGGCCCGGAGCTCGTCAAGCACGCCGACTACGTCTCCTTCACCGGCTCCACACGCACCGGCCGCGAGGTCGCCCAGGGCGCGGCCGCCCGCCTCGTCGGCGTCTCCCTCGAACTCGGCGGCAAGAACGCCATGCTGGTCCTCGAGGACGCCGACATCGACAGGGCGGCCGCGGGCGCCGTCCGCGCCTGCTTCTCCTCCGCCGGCCAGCTGTGCATATCCATCGAGCGGTTGTACGTGCACGAGTCGGTCGCCGACGCCTTCCTGGAGCGCTTCGCCGCCCGGACGAGGGCGATGCGGCTCGGCACGTCCCTCGCCTACGGCGCAGACATGGGCTCGCTGGTCGGCGAGCGGCAGCTGGAGACCGTCGCACGGCACGTGGAGGAGGCCGTCGCCAAGGGCGCCAAGGTGGTCGCCGGCGGCGTCGCCCGCCCGGACATCGGCCCGTACTTCTACGAGCCGACCATCCTCGACGGCGTCACCGAGCCGATGGCCGTGTGCACCGAGGAGACCTTCGGTCCCGTCGTCTCCGTCTACCGTTTCAAGACCGAGGACGAGGCGATCGAGCAGGCCAACTCCACGCCGTACGGCCTGAATTCCTCGGTCTGGACGAAGAACGGCGCCCGTGGCCGCGCGGTCGCCGCCCGGCTGCGCACCGGCACCGTCAACATCAACGAGGGCTACGCGCCCGCCTACGGCAGCGTCCAGTCGCCGATGGGCGGCATGAAGGACTCCGGTCTGGGTCGCCGGCACGGCTCCGAGGGCATCCTCAAGTACACCGAGGCCCAGACGGTCGCCCACCAGCGGCTGCTGCCCATGGCCCCGTCGCTCGGCATGGACGACGAGCAGTACGCGGCGTTCATGAGCCGGAGCCTGAGGCTGATGAAGGCGTTCCGGTTCCGCTAG